A single window of Corallincola holothuriorum DNA harbors:
- a CDS encoding sensor histidine kinase, whose protein sequence is MQINSLSRKLLHQVLSIYFVLTFLVTCGQVAVEYFNTKSYITGELETIQKTFSASLTRAIWELNVQQARTIAEGLVAMPMIEGVVIRDESGKAMIEIGRQLTANALPLAEQLTAPQLQQGSHGLFGFTFPLVFEFSGRATLLGDVTIYSSRDVVIDRIKVSLIFLVGNALIKTLFLIFLVMMVFNRLLTQPLSELTQQISDLDLEDIGAAKVKLSGDEKNELTLLEGSFNQMIDQLAEYKEGLDSTQKELIDANRQLDEQNLRLEQDVAKKTSTLSRTLVEVDRQKSELEQHQAALKLQQEELAVSLQELKATQAQLVESEKMASLGGLVAGVAHEINTPIGVGVTAASYLDDRVKELQQRFSDKTLTQSNLAEFLTDAQQSTQLLSTNLNRAAELIASFKQVAVDQTSELIRDLNLKSYINEVIKSLQPKLKRQAPRFHINCPETLVLHCRAGALSQVFTNLIMNTLIHGFNDTGSGDIFIDIAMVDGQVQIIYRDSGTGVDQESLRKLFDPFFTTRRGHGGSGLGTHILYNLITQSLKGSVQATSPQGEGLSYTITLPISSE, encoded by the coding sequence ATGCAGATCAACAGTCTTTCCCGAAAACTTCTGCACCAAGTGCTTTCGATCTACTTCGTGTTAACTTTCTTGGTGACCTGCGGCCAGGTCGCCGTTGAATACTTCAATACCAAATCCTATATCACGGGCGAGCTGGAAACGATCCAAAAAACCTTTAGCGCCAGTTTGACCCGGGCGATCTGGGAACTGAACGTACAGCAAGCTCGCACTATCGCAGAGGGCCTTGTTGCTATGCCAATGATCGAAGGCGTCGTGATAAGAGACGAAAGCGGAAAAGCGATGATTGAGATCGGCAGGCAACTAACAGCAAACGCGTTACCGCTCGCCGAACAACTGACTGCACCACAATTACAACAAGGCAGCCATGGGCTATTTGGCTTTACTTTCCCCCTTGTTTTTGAATTTTCAGGCCGTGCCACCCTGCTCGGGGATGTCACCATATACTCCAGCCGAGATGTGGTGATAGATCGAATTAAGGTCAGCCTTATCTTTCTGGTCGGCAACGCCCTGATAAAAACCCTTTTCTTAATATTCCTTGTCATGATGGTGTTTAATCGTCTTTTGACTCAACCTCTCTCCGAGCTGACTCAACAGATCAGCGATTTGGACTTAGAAGATATTGGTGCCGCTAAAGTAAAACTCAGTGGTGATGAAAAAAATGAACTGACCCTGTTAGAGGGCAGTTTCAATCAGATGATTGACCAACTTGCGGAATACAAAGAAGGGCTGGATTCGACGCAGAAAGAGCTGATCGACGCCAACCGGCAATTAGATGAACAAAATCTAAGATTGGAACAAGATGTTGCCAAAAAAACCTCCACACTAAGCCGCACTTTAGTTGAAGTCGACCGGCAAAAAAGTGAATTGGAACAGCATCAAGCTGCGCTGAAGCTGCAACAAGAGGAGCTGGCCGTTTCATTACAAGAGCTAAAAGCAACCCAGGCCCAGCTGGTTGAATCAGAAAAAATGGCATCATTGGGTGGGTTAGTGGCAGGAGTCGCACACGAAATTAACACCCCTATTGGAGTGGGAGTTACCGCAGCATCCTACCTAGACGACAGAGTTAAAGAGCTACAACAGCGTTTTAGCGACAAAACCTTAACACAAAGCAATCTAGCCGAATTTTTGACCGACGCTCAGCAAAGCACGCAGCTGCTCTCAACCAATCTCAACCGCGCAGCAGAACTGATCGCCAGCTTTAAACAGGTGGCTGTCGACCAAACCAGCGAGCTGATCCGGGATCTCAATCTAAAAAGCTATATCAACGAGGTCATAAAGTCACTGCAGCCCAAACTGAAACGGCAAGCGCCCCGTTTTCATATCAATTGTCCAGAAACCCTTGTGCTTCATTGCCGCGCGGGTGCGCTGTCACAGGTATTTACCAACCTCATCATGAATACTCTGATCCATGGATTCAATGACACTGGCAGCGGTGATATTTTTATCGATATCGCCATGGTCGATGGGCAGGTACAAATTATCTATCGCGATTCAGGTACTGGCGTAGATCAGGAAAGCCTTCGCAAGCTATTCGATCCTTTCTTTACTACGCGCCGAGGACACGGCGGCAGTGGTTTGGGCACCCATATTCTTTATAACCTTATTACGCAATCGCTAAAAGGAAGCGTTCAGGCCACCAGCCCTCAGGGTGAGGGGCTAAGCTATACCATCACCCTCCCTATCAGCAGTGAATAG
- the phoB gene encoding phosphate regulon transcriptional regulator PhoB — MARRILVVEDEAPIREMLSFVLDQHGYQVVEAEDFDSALSRLTEPYPDLILLDWMLPGGSGIQLAKQLKRDDITRQIPIIMLTARGEEEDKVRGLEVGADDFVTKPFSPKELMARIKAVIRRVNPTSLDDVIEVHGLRLDPVSHRVTVDDDSLDMGPTEFKLLHFFMTHPERVYSREQLLDNVWGTNIYVEDRTVDVHIRRLRKAIELSGHDKLIQTVRGAGYRFSTRI; from the coding sequence ATGGCAAGGCGCATTCTGGTGGTAGAAGATGAAGCACCTATTCGTGAGATGTTGTCTTTCGTATTGGATCAGCATGGCTACCAGGTGGTGGAAGCAGAAGATTTCGATTCAGCACTTTCACGTTTAACCGAACCCTATCCTGATCTCATCCTCCTTGACTGGATGTTGCCTGGTGGCAGTGGCATTCAGCTTGCCAAGCAGCTTAAACGTGACGATATTACCCGCCAGATCCCGATCATCATGCTTACCGCTCGTGGTGAAGAGGAAGATAAAGTGCGCGGCTTAGAAGTGGGGGCCGATGATTTTGTCACTAAGCCCTTTTCGCCGAAAGAGTTAATGGCGCGCATCAAGGCGGTTATTCGCCGCGTTAACCCCACCAGCTTAGATGATGTGATTGAAGTACATGGATTGCGTTTGGATCCGGTCAGTCATCGTGTCACGGTTGATGATGATAGCTTGGATATGGGACCGACAGAATTTAAGCTGTTGCACTTCTTTATGACCCATCCAGAGCGAGTCTATAGCCGGGAGCAGCTATTAGATAATGTCTGGGGAACGAATATTTATGTTGAAGACCGCACCGTTGATGTTCATATTAGGCGTTTACGAAAAGCGATCGAGTTGTCCGGACATGATAAGCTTATCCAAACTGTTCGTGGAGCTGGCTACCGTTTCTCCACCCGTATTTAG
- a CDS encoding outer membrane lipoprotein: MRKILIVGMATLVTFLAGCAPSSQTGTSYNREEARKVQQVRVGQVLDVQVVNIEGTKSGAGGLAGAAVGGIAGSSVGGGKGSDIAAVVGAVVGATVGAMAEESLTAKQGHEYTIRLESGDIISVVQAFDPEKPDAVASGDWVKILQQGSSTRVNKLENYSNFKADGSGGGGTAGGSTGGGTPTTGDDAGGGDIGGSNQDANSSTTEKASNNG; encoded by the coding sequence ATGCGTAAAATTCTCATTGTTGGTATGGCCACCTTGGTCACTTTCTTAGCGGGGTGTGCACCAAGCTCACAAACCGGTACCAGTTACAACCGAGAAGAAGCACGAAAAGTGCAACAGGTTCGCGTTGGTCAAGTCCTCGATGTTCAGGTGGTGAATATTGAAGGTACTAAATCAGGTGCAGGTGGCTTAGCCGGTGCTGCCGTAGGTGGTATCGCAGGTTCATCAGTTGGCGGTGGCAAAGGCAGCGATATCGCTGCTGTCGTCGGGGCAGTCGTTGGCGCAACCGTTGGCGCAATGGCGGAGGAATCATTAACCGCCAAGCAGGGTCATGAATACACCATACGTTTAGAGAGTGGCGATATTATCTCTGTGGTACAGGCATTTGACCCTGAAAAACCTGACGCTGTGGCATCCGGCGATTGGGTAAAGATATTGCAACAAGGCAGCTCTACCCGCGTCAATAAACTCGAGAACTACAGCAACTTCAAAGCCGACGGTTCGGGTGGCGGAGGCACCGCAGGCGGTTCAACCGGCGGGGGCACACCAACAACAGGTGACGATGCTGGGGGTGGCGATATCGGCGGCTCAAATCAAGATGCTAATAGCAGCACCACAGAGAAAGCATCAAACAACGGTTAA
- a CDS encoding porin, protein MKHFAKTVVAASLTMAFAAPAFAVAPVTVYGKANVSIQAADDKGTDGSEMEVKSNASRFGIKGGVELMDDLQAIYKYEFQINLTDDNAGNSSDDNLKSRNQYVGLKGFFGEAVIGRNDTMLKQSQGKVDVFGDLEGDIKTLFQGENREGDTISYKTPKFNDFQLGFTVVSEDNSAQEDDNGDTNFGFSSAITYGDKKLKKSDLYAGLAMDSQVDGGWDIIRATVGYKWEDLKLGFIVQNQEQDKDWGGNGEDQTGFMLSAAYTIDAWTLKAQYQTMEDADGAGKYSEGNDASAISVGADYKLGKPTKVYAYYTMRDWDDAEYENAGGDMEDDESYFGIGLEHKF, encoded by the coding sequence ATGAAGCACTTCGCGAAAACTGTTGTTGCCGCTTCTTTGACCATGGCGTTTGCCGCTCCGGCATTCGCGGTTGCTCCGGTCACTGTTTATGGTAAAGCTAACGTTTCCATTCAAGCTGCAGACGATAAAGGCACTGACGGTTCTGAAATGGAAGTTAAGAGCAACGCATCACGTTTTGGTATCAAGGGCGGCGTTGAGTTGATGGATGACCTGCAGGCCATCTATAAGTACGAATTCCAAATTAACCTGACAGACGACAACGCAGGTAATAGTAGTGATGACAACCTTAAGTCACGTAACCAGTACGTTGGCTTGAAAGGTTTCTTCGGTGAAGCTGTGATTGGCCGTAACGACACCATGCTCAAGCAGTCGCAGGGCAAAGTGGATGTTTTCGGTGACCTTGAAGGTGATATTAAAACCTTGTTCCAAGGTGAAAACCGTGAAGGCGACACAATCTCCTATAAGACACCTAAGTTTAATGATTTTCAGTTAGGTTTCACCGTTGTTTCTGAAGACAACAGTGCTCAGGAAGATGATAACGGCGACACTAACTTTGGTTTCTCTTCTGCTATCACGTATGGCGATAAGAAGCTGAAAAAATCTGACCTGTATGCTGGTTTGGCAATGGACTCTCAAGTCGATGGCGGCTGGGACATCATCCGTGCAACCGTTGGCTACAAGTGGGAAGACTTGAAGTTAGGCTTTATTGTGCAAAACCAAGAGCAAGATAAAGATTGGGGTGGTAACGGCGAAGACCAGACCGGCTTCATGCTGAGCGCTGCTTACACCATCGATGCTTGGACACTGAAAGCGCAATACCAGACGATGGAAGATGCTGACGGCGCGGGTAAATACTCAGAAGGCAACGACGCTTCTGCTATCAGTGTCGGCGCTGACTATAAGCTGGGCAAACCAACCAAAGTATACGCTTACTACACGATGCGTGATTGGGATGACGCCGAGTATGAAAATGCTGGCGGCGATATGGAAGATGACGAGTCTTACTTCGGCATCGGCCTTGAGCACAAATTCTAA
- the rdgC gene encoding recombination-associated protein RdgC yields the protein MWFKNLRIYRFSRPCELNEESLEKALAEFAFTPCGSQDRQQLGWVAPLGRHGHTLLHAASGNLLLCMRREERVLPSAVVKEALDSKVAEIEEAQGRPVPRKEQQTLKEEIEMQLLPRAFTRSQKTFAYVSPQENLLIVDASSAGKADELVSLLRKTVGSLPVVPLASNTNPAACMTDWVKNGPMPTGFSLLEEAELRDTQEDGGVIRCKQQDLTSDEIFAHLEAGKMVTKLAVDWRERLTCLLEQELVIKRLKFNDLLREESGNSDDVDAAAKFDADFLLMCGELANFIPELLEALGGEQSDDTE from the coding sequence ATGTGGTTTAAAAACCTGCGTATATATCGATTCAGCCGCCCTTGCGAGCTGAATGAAGAATCACTGGAAAAAGCCCTGGCCGAATTTGCCTTCACTCCATGTGGCAGCCAGGACCGGCAACAGTTAGGCTGGGTTGCGCCTTTAGGCCGTCACGGTCACACCCTATTGCACGCTGCCAGCGGTAACCTGTTGCTATGTATGCGCAGGGAAGAACGCGTACTGCCGTCTGCGGTCGTCAAAGAAGCACTGGATAGCAAAGTCGCCGAGATAGAGGAAGCACAAGGACGCCCAGTCCCACGCAAAGAGCAGCAGACACTCAAAGAAGAGATTGAGATGCAACTGCTGCCCCGCGCCTTTACTCGGAGTCAAAAGACGTTTGCCTATGTCTCACCGCAAGAGAATCTACTGATTGTCGACGCCTCCAGTGCCGGTAAAGCCGATGAACTGGTATCGCTTCTGCGTAAGACGGTCGGCTCATTGCCCGTCGTCCCTCTAGCCAGCAACACCAATCCCGCCGCCTGCATGACAGATTGGGTGAAAAATGGCCCGATGCCAACAGGCTTTAGCCTGCTTGAAGAAGCAGAGCTAAGAGATACCCAGGAAGATGGCGGGGTTATCCGCTGTAAGCAACAAGATCTAACCAGCGACGAGATATTCGCTCATCTCGAAGCGGGCAAGATGGTCACTAAGTTAGCTGTCGATTGGCGCGAACGCCTGACTTGCCTGCTAGAGCAAGAGTTAGTGATAAAACGACTCAAGTTCAATGACCTATTGCGAGAAGAGAGCGGCAACAGCGACGATGTAGATGCTGCAGCTAAATTTGATGCCGACTTCTTATTAATGTGTGGGGAACTGGCAAACTTTATTCCTGAGTTGCTGGAAGCACTGGGTGGCGAACAAAGCGACGACACCGAATAG
- a CDS encoding porin produces the protein MAIRLLPALLLLAATPISQAAPTLYGKLNLAVQQSDDGTTARGSYSEVASYASRFGLKGDSELADGWGVFYKLEFQVNIDDDEGDALDSRDQYVGLSTPAGDVMIGRRNTIFKEANNGADQFGDVEGDIKYLFAGDNRLGDNITWKSPIWNQLQLGATVIMGDNSKQKDKEDGDEGYNLALFYGDKSLKKQPLWGAVAYEDGVAGYSNTVLVGRAALGDWQFGAMWQNTEDSESNDDESGYMVNVAYLMEAWTFKAQYMASDLYKIGYTKRKDEDGNKLGFQSGSSIGVDYSFNKTTSAYLWYTINEKPESSYRDTAVQNDDASYLALGMIHKF, from the coding sequence ATGGCCATACGCCTGTTACCTGCGCTGCTACTTTTGGCTGCGACACCAATCAGCCAAGCGGCACCAACGCTTTACGGTAAGTTAAATTTAGCGGTGCAACAGAGCGATGATGGCACCACCGCCCGTGGTAGTTACTCTGAAGTCGCCAGTTATGCTTCTCGTTTTGGCCTTAAGGGCGACAGTGAACTGGCTGATGGCTGGGGTGTTTTCTATAAGCTTGAATTCCAGGTCAATATTGATGATGACGAGGGTGACGCGTTGGATTCACGGGATCAGTACGTCGGCTTGTCGACGCCGGCGGGTGACGTGATGATTGGGCGTCGCAACACCATTTTCAAAGAAGCCAACAACGGTGCCGATCAGTTCGGCGATGTTGAAGGTGATATCAAGTACCTGTTTGCCGGTGATAACCGGTTAGGTGACAACATCACCTGGAAATCTCCGATTTGGAATCAGCTGCAGTTGGGTGCCACCGTTATTATGGGCGACAACAGCAAGCAGAAAGACAAAGAGGACGGTGATGAAGGTTATAACCTCGCGCTGTTCTATGGCGATAAATCGCTTAAAAAGCAGCCGCTGTGGGGGGCTGTTGCCTATGAGGATGGGGTTGCCGGTTATAGCAATACTGTGCTGGTAGGGCGCGCTGCACTGGGTGATTGGCAATTTGGTGCAATGTGGCAAAACACCGAAGACAGTGAGAGCAATGATGATGAATCAGGTTATATGGTCAATGTTGCTTATTTGATGGAAGCTTGGACGTTTAAGGCTCAGTATATGGCCTCCGATCTTTATAAAATTGGCTACACCAAGCGAAAAGATGAAGACGGTAATAAACTAGGCTTCCAAAGCGGCAGTAGTATAGGCGTTGACTATAGTTTCAATAAGACAACGTCAGCGTATCTTTGGTACACCATTAATGAAAAACCAGAGAGCAGCTACCGTGACACGGCCGTGCAGAATGACGATGCCAGCTACCTTGCTTTGGGAATGATCCATAAATTTTAA
- a CDS encoding MBL fold metallo-hydrolase: protein MALKYKTIPVTQFAQNCTLLWCTDTMQAALIDPGGDVHRLLEAVKNEHLTLSKVLLTHAHIDHIGGTATLTQTSGLPIEGPHLDDKFWIDSLPQQSQMFGFAKVDTFEPNRWLDDGDTVTVGNETLKVLHCPGHTPGHIVFYHEPSATAWVGDVLFRGSIGRTDFPKGDLPTLLASIKQKLLPLGDDIRFVPGHGPESTFGEERRTNQFVRG, encoded by the coding sequence ATGGCTCTAAAATACAAAACCATTCCTGTCACCCAATTTGCCCAAAACTGCACGCTACTCTGGTGCACCGATACCATGCAAGCAGCCCTCATTGACCCCGGTGGCGATGTACATCGTCTGTTAGAAGCAGTTAAAAACGAACATCTGACACTAAGCAAGGTATTGCTGACGCATGCCCATATCGATCATATTGGTGGCACTGCAACATTGACTCAAACCAGCGGTCTTCCCATTGAAGGCCCCCACCTGGATGACAAATTCTGGATCGATTCACTACCGCAACAAAGTCAGATGTTTGGCTTTGCCAAGGTTGATACATTCGAGCCCAATAGATGGTTGGACGATGGCGACACCGTCACCGTCGGCAATGAAACCTTAAAAGTCCTACATTGCCCAGGGCATACACCGGGACATATCGTTTTTTACCATGAGCCTAGCGCCACCGCTTGGGTCGGTGATGTGTTGTTTCGTGGCAGCATTGGCAGAACTGATTTTCCGAAAGGGGATCTTCCGACCCTCCTCGCCTCAATTAAGCAAAAGCTGTTGCCCTTGGGTGATGATATCCGTTTTGTTCCCGGTCATGGGCCTGAATCAACCTTTGGCGAAGAACGCCGGACAAATCAATTTGTGCGAGGCTGA
- a CDS encoding HDOD domain-containing protein, which yields MSSENTLLDNLLEQIKTDALVLPTLPEIALRVRDAVDNPEASLHSITDEIAKDPALTASMIRIANSAFYARAVKVTNLNAAVNRIGLEQVKNTATSMAMKQMFICQNDVVFDYFDRAWCDSVDVASAAGAIFAAYKLKHPGTALESDTLCLMGLVHNIGILPILAEAEKNASDLANRGFLDQAIRKLTKHIGVAIIKKWDFDKSFAIAIAKWNADDYEPKSVDYIDFIRIGAVYAGLLGQGKAQADLLQPYLEKGVIESLELFDTDEFKERFAETQEAFSA from the coding sequence AAAATACTTTGTTAGACAACCTGCTTGAGCAGATTAAAACTGACGCACTGGTGCTACCGACGCTACCAGAGATCGCGTTGCGCGTGCGTGATGCGGTTGATAACCCTGAAGCGAGCTTACACAGCATTACAGATGAGATCGCTAAAGACCCAGCGTTAACTGCGAGCATGATCCGTATTGCTAACAGTGCGTTTTATGCTCGAGCGGTGAAAGTAACGAATCTAAATGCTGCGGTGAATCGCATTGGTTTGGAGCAGGTGAAGAATACTGCAACATCGATGGCGATGAAGCAGATGTTTATTTGTCAGAACGACGTGGTGTTTGATTACTTTGATCGCGCTTGGTGTGACTCGGTTGATGTCGCCAGTGCCGCTGGTGCTATCTTTGCCGCTTATAAGCTTAAGCACCCGGGCACGGCATTGGAGAGCGATACTCTCTGTCTGATGGGGCTTGTCCACAATATTGGTATTTTGCCTATCTTGGCGGAAGCGGAGAAAAACGCTTCCGATTTAGCGAACCGTGGTTTTCTCGATCAGGCGATCCGTAAGTTAACTAAGCACATCGGTGTCGCCATCATTAAGAAGTGGGACTTTGATAAGTCATTCGCCATCGCTATCGCCAAATGGAATGCGGATGATTACGAGCCGAAGAGCGTTGATTATATAGACTTTATCCGTATAGGCGCAGTTTATGCTGGCTTGTTAGGGCAGGGTAAAGCGCAGGCCGATTTGTTACAGCCCTATTTGGAAAAAGGGGTGATCGAATCGCTGGAGCTATTTGATACTGACGAGTTTAAAGAGCGTTTTGCTGAAACACAGGAAGCGTTCAGCGCTTAA
- the phoR gene encoding phosphate regulon sensor histidine kinase PhoR → MDNRYKAARLISTLSLFYAGVILLGLLTGLLIELLLVASIALLVWHYLNLNRLRHYLWQSRRFAPPEGSGSWRPVFDGIYKLQMRNQQRRSQLGELVRRFREGAEALPDAVMLIGQHHVILWSNTQAHELLGLRWPEDRGQRIDNLVRSPEFGHFIRARNDKEPLILTSPIDTQRQLEMRLMPYGDHQRLLVIRDITLLVRLENMRRDFVANVSHELRTPLTVVKGYLEMLSDPSQMDPAMWQQVHRMLVSQTDRMDSLVSQLTELSSLESARQSKGSQRIDVSQLLAIVEQEVDAVYRDKQLQVTFDVTPGIDMFGEPRQMRSAFSNLIFNAVKYTPAGRHIEVVWKKVAAGALFSVKDDGDGIEPEHLLRLTERFYRVDKARSRDTGGSGLGLSIVKHALGNHQSELKIRSTVGKGSCFSFEIPAHLLDSRRISEQANES, encoded by the coding sequence ATGGATAATCGCTATAAAGCAGCGCGCCTGATAAGCACGCTGTCACTTTTTTACGCTGGGGTTATTTTACTGGGCTTGCTCACCGGCCTACTTATCGAGCTGTTGCTCGTTGCTTCGATTGCGTTACTTGTTTGGCACTACCTTAATCTTAATCGTTTACGCCATTACCTCTGGCAAAGCCGTCGTTTTGCCCCTCCCGAAGGCTCTGGTAGTTGGCGTCCAGTGTTTGATGGTATCTATAAACTGCAGATGCGCAATCAACAGCGCCGCAGCCAATTGGGCGAGTTAGTTCGCCGCTTTCGTGAAGGTGCCGAGGCGTTGCCAGATGCGGTTATGCTGATTGGCCAACATCATGTGATCCTATGGTCTAATACTCAGGCCCATGAGCTACTTGGCTTGCGTTGGCCGGAAGATCGCGGGCAGCGGATCGATAACCTGGTACGGTCACCAGAGTTTGGTCATTTTATTCGGGCAAGAAATGACAAAGAACCGCTTATTCTCACATCCCCCATTGATACCCAGCGGCAATTAGAGATGCGCTTGATGCCCTACGGTGATCATCAACGGCTGTTAGTGATCCGCGATATTACTTTGTTGGTGCGCTTGGAAAATATGCGGCGGGATTTTGTGGCTAATGTTTCCCACGAACTGCGCACACCGCTGACCGTGGTTAAAGGTTATTTGGAGATGTTGTCAGACCCATCGCAGATGGATCCTGCGATGTGGCAGCAGGTGCATCGTATGTTGGTCTCTCAAACAGACCGGATGGACAGTTTGGTGTCACAATTAACAGAGCTTTCAAGTTTAGAGTCTGCCCGGCAGTCAAAGGGCAGTCAGCGTATCGACGTTAGCCAATTGCTCGCTATTGTTGAGCAGGAGGTCGACGCTGTATATCGCGACAAACAGTTGCAGGTGACTTTTGATGTAACGCCGGGCATTGATATGTTTGGTGAGCCGAGGCAGATGCGCAGTGCCTTTTCCAACTTGATCTTCAATGCCGTTAAATATACCCCGGCTGGTAGGCATATAGAGGTGGTATGGAAAAAGGTGGCAGCCGGCGCACTGTTTTCAGTTAAAGACGACGGCGATGGCATCGAACCTGAGCATTTATTGCGACTCACTGAGCGTTTTTACCGTGTCGATAAAGCCAGATCGCGCGATACTGGTGGCTCAGGCTTAGGACTTTCCATTGTTAAACATGCACTTGGTAACCATCAAAGCGAATTGAAAATCCGTTCAACCGTGGGTAAAGGCAGCTGTTTTAGCTTTGAGATCCCTGCTCACCTGCTCGATAGCCGACGTATTTCCGAACAAGCTAACGAAAGTTAG